One Pseudomonas entomophila genomic window carries:
- the xdhC gene encoding xanthine dehydrogenase accessory protein XdhC, giving the protein MHQWINALADHQARGEPCVLVTIIEERGSTPRNAGSKMVVSASSLYDTIGGGHLEFKALHIARQMLEEHRSTPHLERFSLGASLGQCCGGATVLLFEPMTGVQAQIAVFGAGHVGRALVPLLAALPCRVRWIDSREQEFPEQIPNGVSKLVSEDPVDEVADLPAGSYCIVMTHNHQLDLELTAAILKRNDFTWFGLIGSKTKRVKFEHRLRERGFDDALLARMRCPMGLAEVKGKLPIEIAVSIAAEIIATYNACFGQHDAAVNAGPIAQLLPPSRRSQTH; this is encoded by the coding sequence ATGCACCAATGGATCAACGCCCTCGCCGACCATCAGGCCCGCGGCGAGCCCTGCGTCCTGGTCACCATCATCGAGGAGCGCGGCTCCACGCCACGCAACGCCGGTTCGAAGATGGTGGTCAGCGCCAGCAGCCTGTACGACACCATCGGCGGCGGCCACCTGGAGTTCAAGGCGCTGCACATCGCCCGGCAGATGCTCGAGGAACACCGCAGCACGCCGCACCTGGAGCGCTTCAGCCTGGGCGCCAGCCTCGGCCAGTGCTGCGGTGGCGCCACCGTGCTGCTGTTCGAACCCATGACCGGCGTGCAGGCGCAGATCGCGGTGTTCGGCGCGGGCCATGTCGGCCGGGCTCTGGTACCCTTGCTCGCCGCGCTGCCCTGCCGGGTGCGCTGGATCGATTCGCGCGAGCAGGAGTTCCCCGAGCAGATCCCCAACGGGGTGAGCAAGCTGGTCAGCGAAGACCCGGTCGACGAAGTGGCCGACCTGCCCGCCGGCAGCTACTGCATCGTCATGACCCACAACCACCAGCTCGACCTGGAACTGACCGCCGCCATTCTCAAACGCAATGATTTCACCTGGTTCGGCCTGATTGGTTCGAAGACCAAGCGGGTCAAGTTCGAACACCGCCTGCGCGAACGCGGCTTCGACGACGCGCTGCTGGCGCGGATGCGCTGCCCGATGGGCCTGGCCGAAGTGAAGGGCAAGCTGCCGATCGAGATCGCCGTGTCCATCGCCGCCGAAATCATTGCCACCTACAACGCCTGCTTCGGCCAGCACGACGCTGCCGTGAACGCAGGCCCGATCGCCCAATTGCTGCCGCCCTCCCGGCGCAGCCAGACCCACTGA
- the guaD gene encoding guanine deaminase, whose amino-acid sequence MTATRKAYRAAILHSIADPAEVGLEASQEYFEDGLLVVDNGRIKALGHACDLLPTLDDDIEVVHYPDTLITPGFIDTHIHFPQTGMIGSYGEQLLDWLNTYTFPCEKQFADKAHADKVAKIFLKELLRNGTTTALVFGSVHPESVNALFEEAERLDLRLIAGKVMMDRNAPDYLTDTAESGYTESKALIERWHGKGRLHYAVTPRFAPTSTPEQLALAGQLLKEHPGVYMHTHLSENLKEIEWVKALFPEQNGYLDVYDHFELLGERSVFAHGVHLCDDECKRLAETGSAIAFCPTSNLFLGSGLFNLPQAERFKVNVGLGTDVGAGTSFSLLNTLNEAYKVMQLQGARLHPFKSLYLATLGGARALRLDDRIGSLRPGNDADFVVLDYKATPLLDYRLQQSNSIEETLFVLTTLGDDRTVRETYAAGRRVHQR is encoded by the coding sequence ATGACCGCAACACGCAAAGCCTACCGCGCCGCCATCCTGCACAGCATCGCCGACCCGGCCGAGGTCGGCCTGGAGGCCTCCCAGGAGTACTTCGAGGATGGCCTGCTGGTGGTCGACAACGGCCGTATCAAGGCCCTCGGCCACGCCTGCGACCTGCTGCCGACCCTGGATGACGACATCGAGGTGGTGCACTACCCGGACACCCTGATCACCCCGGGCTTCATCGACACCCACATCCACTTCCCGCAGACCGGCATGATCGGCTCCTACGGCGAGCAACTGCTGGATTGGCTGAACACCTACACCTTCCCCTGCGAGAAGCAGTTCGCCGACAAGGCCCACGCCGATAAAGTGGCGAAGATCTTCCTGAAGGAGCTGCTGCGCAACGGCACCACCACCGCCCTGGTGTTCGGCAGCGTGCACCCCGAGTCGGTCAATGCCCTGTTCGAGGAAGCCGAGCGTCTGGACCTGCGCCTGATCGCCGGCAAGGTGATGATGGACCGCAACGCCCCCGACTACCTGACCGACACGGCCGAATCCGGCTACACCGAGAGCAAGGCGCTGATCGAGCGCTGGCACGGCAAGGGCCGCCTGCACTATGCGGTGACGCCGCGCTTCGCCCCCACCAGCACCCCGGAACAACTGGCCCTGGCCGGCCAACTGCTCAAGGAGCACCCGGGCGTGTACATGCACACCCACCTGTCCGAGAACCTCAAGGAGATCGAGTGGGTCAAGGCGCTGTTCCCCGAGCAGAACGGTTACCTGGATGTCTACGACCACTTCGAGCTGCTCGGCGAGCGCTCGGTGTTCGCCCACGGCGTGCACCTGTGCGACGACGAGTGCAAGCGCCTGGCTGAAACCGGCTCGGCCATCGCCTTCTGCCCGACCTCCAACCTGTTCCTGGGCAGCGGCCTGTTCAACCTGCCCCAGGCCGAGCGCTTCAAGGTCAACGTGGGCCTGGGTACCGACGTGGGTGCCGGCACCAGTTTCTCGCTGCTCAACACCCTGAACGAGGCCTACAAGGTGATGCAGCTGCAAGGCGCGCGCCTGCACCCGTTCAAGTCGCTGTACCTGGCCACCCTCGGCGGCGCCCGCGCCCTGCGCCTGGACGACCGCATCGGCAGCCTGCGCCCGGGCAACGATGCCGACTTCGTGGTGCTCGACTACAAGGCCACGCCGCTGCTGGACTACCGCCTCCAGCAGTCCAACAGCATCGAGGAAACCCTGTTCGTGCTCACCACCCTGGGTGATGACCGTACCGTGCGTGAAAC